In the Flavobacterium pallidum genome, one interval contains:
- a CDS encoding cytochrome c oxidase subunit I — protein MSAIAHDHGHDDHAHDEHHHKDTFITKYIFSIDHKMIAKQYLLTGIIMGVIGVGMSMLFRMQLAWPEESFKIFNFLLGDKFAPNGVMRNDIYLALVTIHGTIMVFFVLTAALSGTFSNLLIPLQCGARDMASGFMNMISYWLFFLSSVVMISSLFVESGPASAGWTIYPPLSALPQAIPGSGTGMTLWLVSMAIFIASSLMGSLNYVVTVINLRTKGMSMTRLPLTIWAFFITAVIGIVSFPVLLSAALLLIMDRSFGTSFFLSDIYIAGEVLHYQGGSPVLFEHLFWFLGHPEVYIVLLPALGITSEIIATNSRKPIFGYRAMIASILAIAFLSTIVWGHHMFLSGMNPFLGSVFTFTTLLIAIPSAVKAFNYITTLWKGNLQLNPAMLFSIGLVSTFITGGLTGIILGDSTLDINVHDTYFVVAHFHLVMGISALYGMFAGIYHWYPKMFKRMLNKNLGYIHFWVTAVCAYGVFFPMHFIGMAGLPRRYYTNTNFPLFDDLQDVNVLITTFALVGGAFQLVFLFNFFYSIFYGKKAVQNPWRSNTLEWTAPIEHIHGNWDGPIPEVHRWPYDYSKPGHEEDFIPQTVPMMPGEEELHH, from the coding sequence ATGTCAGCAATAGCTCACGATCACGGACACGATGACCACGCTCATGACGAGCACCACCATAAGGATACATTTATCACTAAATATATCTTTAGCATAGATCATAAAATGATCGCCAAGCAATACCTGCTTACGGGTATTATTATGGGTGTTATCGGTGTGGGTATGTCAATGCTCTTCAGGATGCAGTTGGCGTGGCCGGAAGAATCATTCAAGATTTTTAATTTTCTTTTAGGAGATAAGTTTGCTCCAAACGGAGTAATGCGTAATGATATTTACCTTGCCCTTGTTACCATTCACGGTACTATCATGGTATTCTTTGTATTAACTGCAGCACTTAGTGGTACCTTCAGTAACTTATTGATTCCATTACAATGTGGTGCACGTGATATGGCTTCCGGCTTCATGAATATGATCTCATACTGGTTGTTTTTCCTTTCAAGTGTTGTCATGATCAGTTCTTTGTTTGTTGAATCAGGCCCTGCATCAGCCGGATGGACAATTTATCCACCCCTCAGCGCACTGCCACAGGCTATACCGGGCTCAGGAACAGGTATGACTTTATGGTTGGTTTCTATGGCTATCTTCATTGCGTCATCATTGATGGGTTCATTGAATTACGTTGTTACAGTAATCAACTTAAGGACAAAAGGAATGAGCATGACAAGATTGCCTTTGACAATCTGGGCGTTTTTCATCACCGCGGTTATCGGTATCGTATCGTTCCCTGTTCTTCTTTCTGCAGCTTTATTGTTGATTATGGACAGAAGTTTCGGAACATCGTTCTTCCTGTCTGATATCTACATCGCTGGAGAAGTTTTACACTATCAGGGCGGTTCGCCGGTATTGTTCGAGCACCTTTTCTGGTTCCTGGGCCACCCGGAGGTTTACATCGTATTGCTACCTGCATTGGGTATCACTTCTGAGATTATAGCAACCAACTCACGTAAACCGATCTTCGGTTACCGTGCAATGATTGCTTCTATCCTTGCCATTGCCTTCTTATCAACCATTGTTTGGGGGCACCACATGTTCCTTTCAGGAATGAACCCGTTCCTTGGATCTGTATTTACATTTACAACATTATTGATTGCAATCCCTTCTGCGGTAAAAGCATTCAACTATATCACAACCTTATGGAAAGGTAACCTGCAGCTGAACCCTGCGATGCTTTTCTCTATCGGGTTGGTGTCAACTTTTATTACCGGTGGTCTTACGGGGATTATCCTTGGAGACAGTACGCTTGATATCAACGTACATGATACGTATTTCGTTGTAGCGCACTTTCACCTGGTAATGGGTATCTCCGCACTTTACGGAATGTTTGCCGGGATCTACCATTGGTACCCGAAAATGTTCAAACGCATGCTGAATAAGAACTTAGGTTACATCCACTTCTGGGTCACTGCGGTTTGTGCTTATGGCGTTTTCTTCCCAATGCACTTCATCGGGATGGCCGGATTGCCAAGGCGTTATTACACCAACACAAACTTCCCATTGTTCGATGACCTTCAGGATGTAAACGTTTTGATTACAACATTCGCATTGGTGGGAGGAGCTTTCCAGTTGGTATTCCTTTTCAACTTCTTTTACAGTATTTTCTATGGTAAAAAAGCAGTTCAGAATCCATGGAGGTCTAACACTTTAGAGTGGACTGCCCCAATCGAACACATCCACGGTAACTGGGACGGACCAATCCCTGAAGTACACAGGTGGCCATATGACTACAGCAAGCCAGGCCATGAGGAAGACTTTATCCCTCAAACCGTGCCGATGATGCCGGGCGAAGAAGAACTTCATCACTAA
- a CDS encoding (4Fe-4S)-binding protein encodes MENTKEYSNGEVTIVWKPEICIHSGICARGLPSVFKPKEKPWINQHGAPTQDITDRIDKCPSKALSYYMNDKPQANG; translated from the coding sequence ATGGAAAATACTAAGGAATATTCAAACGGAGAAGTAACCATTGTCTGGAAGCCTGAAATTTGTATCCATTCCGGGATTTGCGCACGCGGACTGCCCTCAGTTTTCAAACCAAAAGAAAAACCCTGGATAAATCAACATGGCGCTCCCACCCAGGATATTACGGACCGCATCGACAAATGTCCTTCCAAAGCACTTTCCTATTATATGAACGATAAACCACAAGCCAATGGATGA
- a CDS encoding GNAT family N-acetyltransferase, with protein MDDFSLNEEKKRFELKAEGHTAFIEYILTNDNTMFLTHTEVPTALEGKGVGSRIVEKALQYIADHDYKLAPLCPFVAKYLTRHTDWKSLLAPGYNV; from the coding sequence ATGGATGATTTCAGCCTCAACGAAGAAAAGAAACGTTTTGAACTAAAAGCAGAAGGGCACACCGCTTTTATAGAATACATCCTGACCAACGACAACACCATGTTCCTTACCCACACCGAAGTGCCGACCGCTTTGGAAGGAAAGGGTGTCGGCAGCCGGATTGTAGAAAAAGCATTGCAATACATTGCTGATCACGATTACAAACTCGCGCCACTCTGCCCTTTTGTAGCAAAATACCTCACCCGCCATACCGATTGGAAGTCGTTGCTGGCTCCCGGCTATAACGTCTGA
- the ruvB gene encoding Holliday junction branch migration DNA helicase RuvB has protein sequence MNENLNPTNKHFNNEELDLEKKLRPLAFDDFSGQDQVLDNLKVFVEAANQRNEALDHTLFHGPPGLGKTTLANILANELGVGIKITSGPVLDKPGDLAGLLTNLEERDVLFIDEIHRLSPIVEEYLYSAMEDFKIDIMIESGPNARSVQIGLNPFTLVGATTRSGLLTAPMRARFGIQSRLQYYTTELLTTIVQRSSAILKMPITMEAAIEIAGRSRGTPRIANALLRRVRDFAQIKGNGKIDIEIARYSLKALHVDAHGLDEMDNKILNTIIDKFKGGPVGLSTLATAVSESSETIEEVYEPFLIQEGFIMRTPRGREVTEKAYKHLGKVKIGIQGGLF, from the coding sequence ATGAATGAGAACCTGAATCCGACCAACAAGCATTTCAACAACGAGGAACTTGATCTTGAAAAGAAATTGCGCCCACTGGCTTTTGACGATTTTTCAGGCCAGGACCAGGTGCTTGACAATTTAAAAGTATTTGTCGAGGCAGCCAACCAACGCAATGAAGCTTTGGACCATACGTTGTTTCATGGCCCTCCGGGATTGGGGAAAACCACTTTGGCAAACATCCTTGCCAACGAGTTGGGTGTCGGGATTAAAATCACTTCCGGCCCGGTTTTAGATAAACCTGGTGATCTTGCGGGATTGCTTACGAATTTAGAAGAGCGCGACGTTTTATTCATTGATGAAATCCATCGTTTAAGCCCCATCGTGGAAGAATATTTGTATTCTGCAATGGAGGATTTCAAGATTGATATCATGATTGAATCCGGCCCGAATGCCAGAAGCGTACAAATCGGGTTGAATCCATTCACACTTGTCGGTGCGACCACACGCTCCGGATTATTGACCGCGCCGATGCGTGCCCGTTTCGGCATACAAAGTCGGCTGCAATATTATACGACCGAATTGCTTACCACCATCGTCCAGAGAAGTTCTGCGATCCTCAAAATGCCCATCACCATGGAAGCAGCGATTGAAATTGCGGGACGCAGCCGTGGCACGCCGCGTATTGCGAATGCCTTGCTGCGCCGCGTACGCGATTTCGCCCAAATCAAAGGCAACGGTAAAATCGATATTGAAATCGCGCGTTATTCTTTAAAAGCCCTGCACGTTGATGCGCACGGCCTTGATGAAATGGACAATAAGATCCTGAACACCATCATCGATAAATTCAAAGGCGGCCCCGTCGGATTGTCCACTTTGGCCACCGCGGTTTCCGAGAGCAGCGAAACTATCGAAGAGGTCTACGAACCGTTCCTGATTCAGGAAGGGTTTATTATGCGTACGCCACGAGGGCGTGAAGTAACTGAGAAGGCTTATAAGCATCTGGGTAAAGTGAAGATAGGCATTCAGGGAGGCTTATTTTAA
- a CDS encoding alpha/beta hydrolase produces MEKISTIVLFLVVSICFGQNKSQDVHLQYGTDKQQNLDLYLPATIDAKTPVIILLHGGAWMMGGNEYTAKHAGDLRDRGFVVANVDYRYVSKDVYFIDLLTDIESAMDYLYQNADKYHYAKAGYHLVGISAGAHLALLYGYTTVKKVKSITALCAPSRLDSEEALRFIEKNGLLHNIEWLANASYPGKGKPGKAFTTISPYSQIENIPTLLIHGTKDTLVPYQQSVDLLALLQRKKVDSRLITMEGKRHDVGMNQQDSEKIVLDAIVDWINTHQ; encoded by the coding sequence ATGGAAAAGATCTCGACAATTGTCTTATTTCTGGTCGTATCCATTTGCTTCGGACAAAATAAATCCCAGGATGTCCATCTTCAATATGGGACTGATAAGCAGCAAAACCTCGACCTCTATCTTCCGGCAACCATTGATGCCAAAACCCCTGTAATAATCCTGTTACATGGTGGTGCCTGGATGATGGGTGGCAATGAGTATACCGCAAAACATGCGGGCGACCTTCGTGACCGCGGTTTTGTCGTAGCCAATGTAGATTACCGTTATGTTAGTAAAGATGTATATTTCATTGACTTATTAACGGATATTGAAAGTGCCATGGATTATTTGTACCAGAACGCCGATAAATATCATTACGCCAAAGCGGGTTATCATCTTGTCGGGATCAGTGCAGGCGCGCATCTCGCATTGCTTTATGGATATACGACCGTTAAAAAAGTCAAATCCATCACGGCACTCTGCGCTCCGTCCAGGCTGGATTCCGAAGAGGCATTACGATTCATCGAAAAGAACGGATTACTTCATAACATCGAATGGCTCGCCAACGCGAGTTATCCCGGCAAAGGCAAACCCGGCAAAGCATTTACCACTATAAGCCCCTACTCGCAAATCGAAAACATCCCGACATTACTCATCCACGGTACAAAGGACACCTTGGTGCCGTACCAGCAATCGGTCGATTTGCTTGCACTTTTACAACGAAAAAAAGTGGATTCCAGGCTCATCACTATGGAAGGAAAAAGACATGACGTGGGCATGAACCAGCAGGATTCAGAGAAAATAGTATTGGATGCCATCGTGGATTGGATAAACACACACCAGTAA
- the queG gene encoding tRNA epoxyqueuosine(34) reductase QueG, with amino-acid sequence MLPKSEYTSFIKSEAKRLGFLSCGISKAGFLEEEAPRLENWLNHRHHGQMSYMENHFDKRLDPTKLVEGSKSVISLLLNYFPSETQTADSYKISKYAYGKDYHFVIKDKLKELLYSIRHEIGDVDGRAFVDSAPVLDKAWAAKSGLGWIGKHSNLLTKQTGSFYFIAELILDLDLEYDHKVTDHCGSCTACIDACPTEAIVAPYVVDGSKCISYFTIELKDNLPMEMKGKFDDWAFGCDVCQDVCPWNRFSKAHNEPLFNPQPELLSMSKKDWEEITEDTFRKVFKDSAVKRTKLEGLKRNIKFLGDASL; translated from the coding sequence GTGCTTCCGAAATCTGAATATACATCCTTCATCAAATCCGAAGCAAAACGTTTGGGTTTCCTGTCATGCGGTATTTCCAAAGCCGGTTTTCTGGAAGAAGAAGCACCACGCCTTGAAAACTGGCTCAACCACCGCCACCATGGCCAAATGTCATACATGGAAAACCATTTCGACAAACGCCTTGATCCCACAAAACTTGTTGAAGGCTCTAAAAGTGTCATTTCATTACTGCTGAATTATTTTCCATCTGAAACACAAACTGCAGACTCTTATAAGATTTCCAAATACGCTTACGGCAAGGATTACCATTTTGTAATCAAGGACAAGTTAAAAGAATTGCTGTATTCGATACGGCATGAAATCGGGGACGTAGATGGGCGTGCGTTCGTGGATTCGGCGCCGGTGCTGGACAAAGCCTGGGCTGCAAAAAGCGGTTTGGGCTGGATCGGCAAACATTCCAATTTGCTTACGAAACAAACCGGGTCGTTTTATTTCATTGCCGAGCTGATCCTTGACCTGGACCTGGAATATGACCATAAAGTTACCGATCACTGCGGTTCCTGCACTGCCTGCATCGATGCCTGCCCGACTGAGGCAATCGTAGCGCCCTATGTTGTCGACGGCAGTAAGTGCATTTCGTACTTTACCATTGAGCTTAAGGACAATCTTCCGATGGAAATGAAAGGAAAATTCGATGACTGGGCGTTTGGATGTGATGTGTGCCAGGATGTTTGCCCGTGGAATCGTTTTTCCAAAGCGCATAATGAACCTTTATTCAATCCGCAACCGGAATTGCTGTCGATGTCAAAGAAAGACTGGGAGGAAATTACTGAAGATACTTTTCGGAAAGTGTTTAAGGATTCGGCCGTTAAGCGAACGAAGTTGGAAGGATTAAAAAGGAATATCAAGTTTTTGGGAGATGCTTCGCTATAG